In Leopardus geoffroyi isolate Oge1 chromosome D1, O.geoffroyi_Oge1_pat1.0, whole genome shotgun sequence, a single window of DNA contains:
- the CD6 gene encoding T-cell differentiation antigen CD6 isoform X4 yields MAPDMWLFSAILGLLSAALSGHPTPTPYGQPNTSSTETQPLESGEPLGIRLVNGSSHCSGTVEVWIRQSWEPACGAFWNHNATEAACRALSCGGAGAAVQPTLPPSELPPGPGAGNASEAPNATLALAPAVLCRGPEWPLCDVVERPCDSDRPAEVTCAENRAVRLVGGSGPCAGRVEMLESGQWGSVCDDTWDLKDAHVVCRQLNCGWAVQALPGLHFAPGQGPIHRDQVNCSGTEDHLWDCRGLPGNGYCGHKEDAGVLCSEHQSWRLTGGADSCEGQVEVHFRGVWSTVCDSEWYSSEAQVLCRTLGCGTVATRLQGLPHSLSGKMYYSCKGEEPTPSDCFWRFNNPYLCRQSRAARVLCSGSRSLLNLSTSEAPASVQPVAVEPTMIQKAEAWKSRELMLFILCIILGILLLGLLISTAFIFLKVKGKYDSQRHRVTEEEIQQSRFQMPPLEEGLEETSASQVPSARAGHYVADTPSLGSQRHPGSNRGSSTSSGEDYCNSPSSRLPLWTPQVFSPERSPFLEQPPNLELAGSQATFSGPSADDSSSTSSGEWYQNFQPPSTDQFQYPSASGRGGSPRPQPGSTGNEDYDDIGAS; encoded by the exons GTCACCCGACTCCAACCCCATACGGCCAGCCCAACACCAGCAGCACAGAGACCCAGCCCTTGGAGTCAG GAGAGCCGCTCGGGATCCGCCTGGTGAATGGGAGCAGCCACTGCAGCGGGACGGTGGAGGTCTGGATCCGGCAGTCGTGGGAGCCCGCGTGCGGGGCGTTCTGGAACCACAATGCCACCGAGGCCGCGTGCCGCGCGCTGAGctgcggcggggcgggggcagccGTCCAGCCCACCCTGCCGCCCTCGGAGCTGCCGCCTGGTCCAGGCGCGGGGAACGCCAGCGAGGCCCCGAACGCCACACTGGCCCTGGCGCCCGCCGTCCTGTGCAGAGGGCCCGAGTGGCCACTCTGCGACGTGGTGGAGCGTCCGTGCGACAGCGACAGGCCAGCTGAGGTCACCTGCGCAG agaACCGCGCGGTGCGGTTGGTGGGCGGCAGCGGTCCGTGCGCCGGCCGCGTGGAGATGCTAGAGAGCGGCCAGTGGGGGTCGGTGTGCGACGACACGTGGGACCTGAAGGACGCCCACGTGGTGTGCCGGCAGCTGAACTGCGGCTGGGCGGTCCAGGCCCTGCCCGGCCTGCACTTCGCGCCCGGCCAAGGACCCATCCACCGGGACCAGGTGAACTGCTCGGGGACCGAGGACCACCTGTGGGACTGCCGTGGGCTGCCAGGAAACGGCTACTGCGGTCACAAGGAGGACGCCGGCGTGCTGTGCTCAG AGCACCAGTCCTGGCGCCTGACTGGGGGCGCCGACTCCTGCGAGGGGCAGGTGGAAGTACATTTCCGTGGGGTCTGGAGCACAGTGTGTGACAGTGAGTGGTACTCCTCGGAGGCCCAGGTGCTCTGCCGGACCTTGGGCTGTGGGACCGTGGCCACAAGACTCCAGGGGCTGCCCCATTCCCTGTCGGGGAAAATGTACTACTCATGCAAAGGGGAGGAGCCCACCCCCTCCGATTGCTTCTGGAGGTTCAACAACCCCTATCTCTGCAGACAGTCGAGGGCAGCCAGAGTCCTCTGCTCAG GCTCCCGAAGTCTGCTCAATCTGTCCACTTCTGAAGCCCCTGCAAGCGTTCAGCCGGTCGCTGTGG AACCTACTATGATCCAGAAAGCAGAAGCCTGGAAATCGCGAGAACTAATGCTTTTCATCCTCTGCATCATTCTGGGAATTCTCCTCCTTGGCTTACTCATCTCCACAGCCTTCATCTTCTTGAAAGTTAAAGGAAAATACG ATTCCCAGCGGCACCGGGTCACGGAGGAGGAGATCCAGCAGAGCAGGTTCCAGATGCCTCCCCTGGAGGAAG GACTTGAAGAGACGAGTGCCTCCCAGGTCCCATCCGCCAGGGCTGGACACTACGTCGCAGACACGCCCTCCCTGGGCTCTCAGCGCCACCCAGGAAGCAACAGGGGGTCCAGCACGTCCTCCGGGGAGGATTACTGCAACAGCCCCAGTAGCAGGCTACCTCTGTGGACCCCTCAGGTGTTTTCTCCAGAGAGGAGCCCCTTCTTGGAGCAGCCCCCGAACTTGGAGCTGGCTGGCTCCCAGGCTACCTTTTCAG GGCCCTCGGCTGACGACAGCTCCAGCACCTCCTCCGGGGAGTGGTACCAGAACTTCCAGCCTCCCTCGACGGACCAGTTTCAGTATCCAAGTGCCAGCGGCAGGGGAG GatcccccaggccccagcctggTTCCACTGGCAATGAGGACTATGACGACATCGGGGCATCCTAG
- the CD6 gene encoding T-cell differentiation antigen CD6 isoform X2 translates to MAPDMWLFSAILGLLSAALSGHPTPTPYGQPNTSSTETQPLESGEPLGIRLVNGSSHCSGTVEVWIRQSWEPACGAFWNHNATEAACRALSCGGAGAAVQPTLPPSELPPGPGAGNASEAPNATLALAPAVLCRGPEWPLCDVVERPCDSDRPAEVTCAENRAVRLVGGSGPCAGRVEMLESGQWGSVCDDTWDLKDAHVVCRQLNCGWAVQALPGLHFAPGQGPIHRDQVNCSGTEDHLWDCRGLPGNGYCGHKEDAGVLCSEHQSWRLTGGADSCEGQVEVHFRGVWSTVCDSEWYSSEAQVLCRTLGCGTVATRLQGLPHSLSGKMYYSCKGEEPTPSDCFWRFNNPYLCRQSRAARVLCSGSRSLLNLSTSEAPASVQPVAVEPTMIQKAEAWKSRELMLFILCIILGILLLGLLISTAFIFLKVKGKYALPIMVNDQHPPTTTPEGINSYQDVPITISKEEVPKLPIQVQALPPKDSDSSSDSDYEHYDFSAQPPVALTTFYNSQRHRVTEEEIQQSRFQMPPLEEGLEETSASQVPSARAGHYVADTPSLGSQRHPGSNRGSSTSSGEDYCNSPSSRLPLWTPQVFSPERSPFLEQPPNLELAGSQATFSGPSADDSSSTSSGEWYQNFQPPSTDQFQYPRSPRPQPGSTGNEDYDDIGAS, encoded by the exons GTCACCCGACTCCAACCCCATACGGCCAGCCCAACACCAGCAGCACAGAGACCCAGCCCTTGGAGTCAG GAGAGCCGCTCGGGATCCGCCTGGTGAATGGGAGCAGCCACTGCAGCGGGACGGTGGAGGTCTGGATCCGGCAGTCGTGGGAGCCCGCGTGCGGGGCGTTCTGGAACCACAATGCCACCGAGGCCGCGTGCCGCGCGCTGAGctgcggcggggcgggggcagccGTCCAGCCCACCCTGCCGCCCTCGGAGCTGCCGCCTGGTCCAGGCGCGGGGAACGCCAGCGAGGCCCCGAACGCCACACTGGCCCTGGCGCCCGCCGTCCTGTGCAGAGGGCCCGAGTGGCCACTCTGCGACGTGGTGGAGCGTCCGTGCGACAGCGACAGGCCAGCTGAGGTCACCTGCGCAG agaACCGCGCGGTGCGGTTGGTGGGCGGCAGCGGTCCGTGCGCCGGCCGCGTGGAGATGCTAGAGAGCGGCCAGTGGGGGTCGGTGTGCGACGACACGTGGGACCTGAAGGACGCCCACGTGGTGTGCCGGCAGCTGAACTGCGGCTGGGCGGTCCAGGCCCTGCCCGGCCTGCACTTCGCGCCCGGCCAAGGACCCATCCACCGGGACCAGGTGAACTGCTCGGGGACCGAGGACCACCTGTGGGACTGCCGTGGGCTGCCAGGAAACGGCTACTGCGGTCACAAGGAGGACGCCGGCGTGCTGTGCTCAG AGCACCAGTCCTGGCGCCTGACTGGGGGCGCCGACTCCTGCGAGGGGCAGGTGGAAGTACATTTCCGTGGGGTCTGGAGCACAGTGTGTGACAGTGAGTGGTACTCCTCGGAGGCCCAGGTGCTCTGCCGGACCTTGGGCTGTGGGACCGTGGCCACAAGACTCCAGGGGCTGCCCCATTCCCTGTCGGGGAAAATGTACTACTCATGCAAAGGGGAGGAGCCCACCCCCTCCGATTGCTTCTGGAGGTTCAACAACCCCTATCTCTGCAGACAGTCGAGGGCAGCCAGAGTCCTCTGCTCAG GCTCCCGAAGTCTGCTCAATCTGTCCACTTCTGAAGCCCCTGCAAGCGTTCAGCCGGTCGCTGTGG AACCTACTATGATCCAGAAAGCAGAAGCCTGGAAATCGCGAGAACTAATGCTTTTCATCCTCTGCATCATTCTGGGAATTCTCCTCCTTGGCTTACTCATCTCCACAGCCTTCATCTTCTTGAAAGTTAAAGGAAAATACG ccCTGCCCATTATGGTGAACGACCAgcacccacccaccaccaccccagaGGGTATCAATAGCTATCAAGATGTTCCCATCACCATTTCCAAAGAAGAAG TTCCCAAGCTGCCCATCCAGGTCCAGGCCCTACCCCCCAAGGACTCGGACTCCAGCTCGGACTCAGACTATGAGCATTATGACTTCAGCGCCCAGCCTCCCGTGGCCCTGACCACCTTCTACA ATTCCCAGCGGCACCGGGTCACGGAGGAGGAGATCCAGCAGAGCAGGTTCCAGATGCCTCCCCTGGAGGAAG GACTTGAAGAGACGAGTGCCTCCCAGGTCCCATCCGCCAGGGCTGGACACTACGTCGCAGACACGCCCTCCCTGGGCTCTCAGCGCCACCCAGGAAGCAACAGGGGGTCCAGCACGTCCTCCGGGGAGGATTACTGCAACAGCCCCAGTAGCAGGCTACCTCTGTGGACCCCTCAGGTGTTTTCTCCAGAGAGGAGCCCCTTCTTGGAGCAGCCCCCGAACTTGGAGCTGGCTGGCTCCCAGGCTACCTTTTCAG GGCCCTCGGCTGACGACAGCTCCAGCACCTCCTCCGGGGAGTGGTACCAGAACTTCCAGCCTCCCTCGACGGACCAGTTTCAGTATCCAA GatcccccaggccccagcctggTTCCACTGGCAATGAGGACTATGACGACATCGGGGCATCCTAG
- the CD6 gene encoding T-cell differentiation antigen CD6 isoform X1 — protein sequence MAPDMWLFSAILGLLSAALSGHPTPTPYGQPNTSSTETQPLESGEPLGIRLVNGSSHCSGTVEVWIRQSWEPACGAFWNHNATEAACRALSCGGAGAAVQPTLPPSELPPGPGAGNASEAPNATLALAPAVLCRGPEWPLCDVVERPCDSDRPAEVTCAENRAVRLVGGSGPCAGRVEMLESGQWGSVCDDTWDLKDAHVVCRQLNCGWAVQALPGLHFAPGQGPIHRDQVNCSGTEDHLWDCRGLPGNGYCGHKEDAGVLCSEHQSWRLTGGADSCEGQVEVHFRGVWSTVCDSEWYSSEAQVLCRTLGCGTVATRLQGLPHSLSGKMYYSCKGEEPTPSDCFWRFNNPYLCRQSRAARVLCSGSRSLLNLSTSEAPASVQPVAVEPTMIQKAEAWKSRELMLFILCIILGILLLGLLISTAFIFLKVKGKYALPIMVNDQHPPTTTPEGINSYQDVPITISKEEVPKLPIQVQALPPKDSDSSSDSDYEHYDFSAQPPVALTTFYNSQRHRVTEEEIQQSRFQMPPLEEGLEETSASQVPSARAGHYVADTPSLGSQRHPGSNRGSSTSSGEDYCNSPSSRLPLWTPQVFSPERSPFLEQPPNLELAGSQATFSGPSADDSSSTSSGEWYQNFQPPSTDQFQYPSASGRGGSPRPQPGSTGNEDYDDIGAS from the exons GTCACCCGACTCCAACCCCATACGGCCAGCCCAACACCAGCAGCACAGAGACCCAGCCCTTGGAGTCAG GAGAGCCGCTCGGGATCCGCCTGGTGAATGGGAGCAGCCACTGCAGCGGGACGGTGGAGGTCTGGATCCGGCAGTCGTGGGAGCCCGCGTGCGGGGCGTTCTGGAACCACAATGCCACCGAGGCCGCGTGCCGCGCGCTGAGctgcggcggggcgggggcagccGTCCAGCCCACCCTGCCGCCCTCGGAGCTGCCGCCTGGTCCAGGCGCGGGGAACGCCAGCGAGGCCCCGAACGCCACACTGGCCCTGGCGCCCGCCGTCCTGTGCAGAGGGCCCGAGTGGCCACTCTGCGACGTGGTGGAGCGTCCGTGCGACAGCGACAGGCCAGCTGAGGTCACCTGCGCAG agaACCGCGCGGTGCGGTTGGTGGGCGGCAGCGGTCCGTGCGCCGGCCGCGTGGAGATGCTAGAGAGCGGCCAGTGGGGGTCGGTGTGCGACGACACGTGGGACCTGAAGGACGCCCACGTGGTGTGCCGGCAGCTGAACTGCGGCTGGGCGGTCCAGGCCCTGCCCGGCCTGCACTTCGCGCCCGGCCAAGGACCCATCCACCGGGACCAGGTGAACTGCTCGGGGACCGAGGACCACCTGTGGGACTGCCGTGGGCTGCCAGGAAACGGCTACTGCGGTCACAAGGAGGACGCCGGCGTGCTGTGCTCAG AGCACCAGTCCTGGCGCCTGACTGGGGGCGCCGACTCCTGCGAGGGGCAGGTGGAAGTACATTTCCGTGGGGTCTGGAGCACAGTGTGTGACAGTGAGTGGTACTCCTCGGAGGCCCAGGTGCTCTGCCGGACCTTGGGCTGTGGGACCGTGGCCACAAGACTCCAGGGGCTGCCCCATTCCCTGTCGGGGAAAATGTACTACTCATGCAAAGGGGAGGAGCCCACCCCCTCCGATTGCTTCTGGAGGTTCAACAACCCCTATCTCTGCAGACAGTCGAGGGCAGCCAGAGTCCTCTGCTCAG GCTCCCGAAGTCTGCTCAATCTGTCCACTTCTGAAGCCCCTGCAAGCGTTCAGCCGGTCGCTGTGG AACCTACTATGATCCAGAAAGCAGAAGCCTGGAAATCGCGAGAACTAATGCTTTTCATCCTCTGCATCATTCTGGGAATTCTCCTCCTTGGCTTACTCATCTCCACAGCCTTCATCTTCTTGAAAGTTAAAGGAAAATACG ccCTGCCCATTATGGTGAACGACCAgcacccacccaccaccaccccagaGGGTATCAATAGCTATCAAGATGTTCCCATCACCATTTCCAAAGAAGAAG TTCCCAAGCTGCCCATCCAGGTCCAGGCCCTACCCCCCAAGGACTCGGACTCCAGCTCGGACTCAGACTATGAGCATTATGACTTCAGCGCCCAGCCTCCCGTGGCCCTGACCACCTTCTACA ATTCCCAGCGGCACCGGGTCACGGAGGAGGAGATCCAGCAGAGCAGGTTCCAGATGCCTCCCCTGGAGGAAG GACTTGAAGAGACGAGTGCCTCCCAGGTCCCATCCGCCAGGGCTGGACACTACGTCGCAGACACGCCCTCCCTGGGCTCTCAGCGCCACCCAGGAAGCAACAGGGGGTCCAGCACGTCCTCCGGGGAGGATTACTGCAACAGCCCCAGTAGCAGGCTACCTCTGTGGACCCCTCAGGTGTTTTCTCCAGAGAGGAGCCCCTTCTTGGAGCAGCCCCCGAACTTGGAGCTGGCTGGCTCCCAGGCTACCTTTTCAG GGCCCTCGGCTGACGACAGCTCCAGCACCTCCTCCGGGGAGTGGTACCAGAACTTCCAGCCTCCCTCGACGGACCAGTTTCAGTATCCAAGTGCCAGCGGCAGGGGAG GatcccccaggccccagcctggTTCCACTGGCAATGAGGACTATGACGACATCGGGGCATCCTAG
- the CD6 gene encoding T-cell differentiation antigen CD6 isoform X3: MAPDMWLFSAILGLLSAALSGHPTPTPYGQPNTSSTETQPLESGEPLGIRLVNGSSHCSGTVEVWIRQSWEPACGAFWNHNATEAACRALSCGGAGAAVQPTLPPSELPPGPGAGNASEAPNATLALAPAVLCRGPEWPLCDVVERPCDSDRPAEVTCAENRAVRLVGGSGPCAGRVEMLESGQWGSVCDDTWDLKDAHVVCRQLNCGWAVQALPGLHFAPGQGPIHRDQVNCSGTEDHLWDCRGLPGNGYCGHKEDAGVLCSEHQSWRLTGGADSCEGQVEVHFRGVWSTVCDSEWYSSEAQVLCRTLGCGTVATRLQGLPHSLSGKMYYSCKGEEPTPSDCFWRFNNPYLCRQSRAARVLCSGSRSLLNLSTSEAPASVQPVAVEPTMIQKAEAWKSRELMLFILCIILGILLLGLLISTAFIFLKVKGKYALPIMVNDQHPPTTTPEGINSYQDVPITISKEEDSQRHRVTEEEIQQSRFQMPPLEEGLEETSASQVPSARAGHYVADTPSLGSQRHPGSNRGSSTSSGEDYCNSPSSRLPLWTPQVFSPERSPFLEQPPNLELAGSQATFSGPSADDSSSTSSGEWYQNFQPPSTDQFQYPSASGRGGSPRPQPGSTGNEDYDDIGAS, translated from the exons GTCACCCGACTCCAACCCCATACGGCCAGCCCAACACCAGCAGCACAGAGACCCAGCCCTTGGAGTCAG GAGAGCCGCTCGGGATCCGCCTGGTGAATGGGAGCAGCCACTGCAGCGGGACGGTGGAGGTCTGGATCCGGCAGTCGTGGGAGCCCGCGTGCGGGGCGTTCTGGAACCACAATGCCACCGAGGCCGCGTGCCGCGCGCTGAGctgcggcggggcgggggcagccGTCCAGCCCACCCTGCCGCCCTCGGAGCTGCCGCCTGGTCCAGGCGCGGGGAACGCCAGCGAGGCCCCGAACGCCACACTGGCCCTGGCGCCCGCCGTCCTGTGCAGAGGGCCCGAGTGGCCACTCTGCGACGTGGTGGAGCGTCCGTGCGACAGCGACAGGCCAGCTGAGGTCACCTGCGCAG agaACCGCGCGGTGCGGTTGGTGGGCGGCAGCGGTCCGTGCGCCGGCCGCGTGGAGATGCTAGAGAGCGGCCAGTGGGGGTCGGTGTGCGACGACACGTGGGACCTGAAGGACGCCCACGTGGTGTGCCGGCAGCTGAACTGCGGCTGGGCGGTCCAGGCCCTGCCCGGCCTGCACTTCGCGCCCGGCCAAGGACCCATCCACCGGGACCAGGTGAACTGCTCGGGGACCGAGGACCACCTGTGGGACTGCCGTGGGCTGCCAGGAAACGGCTACTGCGGTCACAAGGAGGACGCCGGCGTGCTGTGCTCAG AGCACCAGTCCTGGCGCCTGACTGGGGGCGCCGACTCCTGCGAGGGGCAGGTGGAAGTACATTTCCGTGGGGTCTGGAGCACAGTGTGTGACAGTGAGTGGTACTCCTCGGAGGCCCAGGTGCTCTGCCGGACCTTGGGCTGTGGGACCGTGGCCACAAGACTCCAGGGGCTGCCCCATTCCCTGTCGGGGAAAATGTACTACTCATGCAAAGGGGAGGAGCCCACCCCCTCCGATTGCTTCTGGAGGTTCAACAACCCCTATCTCTGCAGACAGTCGAGGGCAGCCAGAGTCCTCTGCTCAG GCTCCCGAAGTCTGCTCAATCTGTCCACTTCTGAAGCCCCTGCAAGCGTTCAGCCGGTCGCTGTGG AACCTACTATGATCCAGAAAGCAGAAGCCTGGAAATCGCGAGAACTAATGCTTTTCATCCTCTGCATCATTCTGGGAATTCTCCTCCTTGGCTTACTCATCTCCACAGCCTTCATCTTCTTGAAAGTTAAAGGAAAATACG ccCTGCCCATTATGGTGAACGACCAgcacccacccaccaccaccccagaGGGTATCAATAGCTATCAAGATGTTCCCATCACCATTTCCAAAGAAGAAG ATTCCCAGCGGCACCGGGTCACGGAGGAGGAGATCCAGCAGAGCAGGTTCCAGATGCCTCCCCTGGAGGAAG GACTTGAAGAGACGAGTGCCTCCCAGGTCCCATCCGCCAGGGCTGGACACTACGTCGCAGACACGCCCTCCCTGGGCTCTCAGCGCCACCCAGGAAGCAACAGGGGGTCCAGCACGTCCTCCGGGGAGGATTACTGCAACAGCCCCAGTAGCAGGCTACCTCTGTGGACCCCTCAGGTGTTTTCTCCAGAGAGGAGCCCCTTCTTGGAGCAGCCCCCGAACTTGGAGCTGGCTGGCTCCCAGGCTACCTTTTCAG GGCCCTCGGCTGACGACAGCTCCAGCACCTCCTCCGGGGAGTGGTACCAGAACTTCCAGCCTCCCTCGACGGACCAGTTTCAGTATCCAAGTGCCAGCGGCAGGGGAG GatcccccaggccccagcctggTTCCACTGGCAATGAGGACTATGACGACATCGGGGCATCCTAG
- the CD6 gene encoding T-cell differentiation antigen CD6 isoform X5, with protein MAPDMWLFSAILGLLSAALSGHPTPTPYGQPNTSSTETQPLESGEPLGIRLVNGSSHCSGTVEVWIRQSWEPACGAFWNHNATEAACRALSCGGAGAAVQPTLPPSELPPGPGAGNASEAPNATLALAPAVLCRGPEWPLCDVVERPCDSDRPAEVTCAENRAVRLVGGSGPCAGRVEMLESGQWGSVCDDTWDLKDAHVVCRQLNCGWAVQALPGLHFAPGQGPIHRDQVNCSGTEDHLWDCRGLPGNGYCGHKEDAGVLCSEHQSWRLTGGADSCEGQVEVHFRGVWSTVCDSEWYSSEAQVLCRTLGCGTVATRLQGLPHSLSGKMYYSCKGEEPTPSDCFWRFNNPYLCRQSRAARVLCSGSRSLLNLSTSEAPASVQPVAVEPTMIQKAEAWKSRELMLFILCIILGILLLGLLISTAFIFLKVKGKYDSQRHRVTEEEIQQSRFQMPPLEEGLEETSASQVPSARAGHYVADTPSLGSQRHPGSNRGSSTSSGEDYCNSPSSRLPLWTPQVFSPERSPFLEQPPNLELAGSQATFSGPSADDSSSTSSGEWYQNFQPPSTDQFQYPRSPRPQPGSTGNEDYDDIGAS; from the exons GTCACCCGACTCCAACCCCATACGGCCAGCCCAACACCAGCAGCACAGAGACCCAGCCCTTGGAGTCAG GAGAGCCGCTCGGGATCCGCCTGGTGAATGGGAGCAGCCACTGCAGCGGGACGGTGGAGGTCTGGATCCGGCAGTCGTGGGAGCCCGCGTGCGGGGCGTTCTGGAACCACAATGCCACCGAGGCCGCGTGCCGCGCGCTGAGctgcggcggggcgggggcagccGTCCAGCCCACCCTGCCGCCCTCGGAGCTGCCGCCTGGTCCAGGCGCGGGGAACGCCAGCGAGGCCCCGAACGCCACACTGGCCCTGGCGCCCGCCGTCCTGTGCAGAGGGCCCGAGTGGCCACTCTGCGACGTGGTGGAGCGTCCGTGCGACAGCGACAGGCCAGCTGAGGTCACCTGCGCAG agaACCGCGCGGTGCGGTTGGTGGGCGGCAGCGGTCCGTGCGCCGGCCGCGTGGAGATGCTAGAGAGCGGCCAGTGGGGGTCGGTGTGCGACGACACGTGGGACCTGAAGGACGCCCACGTGGTGTGCCGGCAGCTGAACTGCGGCTGGGCGGTCCAGGCCCTGCCCGGCCTGCACTTCGCGCCCGGCCAAGGACCCATCCACCGGGACCAGGTGAACTGCTCGGGGACCGAGGACCACCTGTGGGACTGCCGTGGGCTGCCAGGAAACGGCTACTGCGGTCACAAGGAGGACGCCGGCGTGCTGTGCTCAG AGCACCAGTCCTGGCGCCTGACTGGGGGCGCCGACTCCTGCGAGGGGCAGGTGGAAGTACATTTCCGTGGGGTCTGGAGCACAGTGTGTGACAGTGAGTGGTACTCCTCGGAGGCCCAGGTGCTCTGCCGGACCTTGGGCTGTGGGACCGTGGCCACAAGACTCCAGGGGCTGCCCCATTCCCTGTCGGGGAAAATGTACTACTCATGCAAAGGGGAGGAGCCCACCCCCTCCGATTGCTTCTGGAGGTTCAACAACCCCTATCTCTGCAGACAGTCGAGGGCAGCCAGAGTCCTCTGCTCAG GCTCCCGAAGTCTGCTCAATCTGTCCACTTCTGAAGCCCCTGCAAGCGTTCAGCCGGTCGCTGTGG AACCTACTATGATCCAGAAAGCAGAAGCCTGGAAATCGCGAGAACTAATGCTTTTCATCCTCTGCATCATTCTGGGAATTCTCCTCCTTGGCTTACTCATCTCCACAGCCTTCATCTTCTTGAAAGTTAAAGGAAAATACG ATTCCCAGCGGCACCGGGTCACGGAGGAGGAGATCCAGCAGAGCAGGTTCCAGATGCCTCCCCTGGAGGAAG GACTTGAAGAGACGAGTGCCTCCCAGGTCCCATCCGCCAGGGCTGGACACTACGTCGCAGACACGCCCTCCCTGGGCTCTCAGCGCCACCCAGGAAGCAACAGGGGGTCCAGCACGTCCTCCGGGGAGGATTACTGCAACAGCCCCAGTAGCAGGCTACCTCTGTGGACCCCTCAGGTGTTTTCTCCAGAGAGGAGCCCCTTCTTGGAGCAGCCCCCGAACTTGGAGCTGGCTGGCTCCCAGGCTACCTTTTCAG GGCCCTCGGCTGACGACAGCTCCAGCACCTCCTCCGGGGAGTGGTACCAGAACTTCCAGCCTCCCTCGACGGACCAGTTTCAGTATCCAA GatcccccaggccccagcctggTTCCACTGGCAATGAGGACTATGACGACATCGGGGCATCCTAG